A window from Balnearium lithotrophicum encodes these proteins:
- a CDS encoding helix-turn-helix domain-containing protein yields the protein MKQLKKFKGTSLHISNTPFKKTIKRGTKIKTKLDLTKDPNVRKRLKWIQHYEKHQNARLTCRYFGISPTTFYKWKNRYKKYGLEGLKDRNKRPHRVRQPQ from the coding sequence ATGAAACAATTAAAGAAATTCAAAGGAACATCCCTGCACATATCAAATACACCCTTCAAAAAAACAATCAAAAGAGGAACGAAAATAAAAACAAAACTCGACCTAACAAAAGACCCAAACGTGAGAAAAAGACTTAAATGGATTCAACATTACGAAAAACACCAAAATGCAAGACTAACCTGCAGATACTTCGGAATAAGTCCAACCACCTTCTACAAATGGAAAAATAGATACAAAAAGTACGGTTTAGAAGGCCTCAAAGACAGAAACAAAAGACCCCACAGAGTAAGACAACCTCAGAT
- a CDS encoding glutamate-ammonia-ligase adenylyltransferase, translating to MNFLLEKLKCSLNPEWLNLVRAVEERQEEFPNPRRALLFIEKLSNRLNCQFSDYLHGDFGFHLLLLFSYSQFLGEFLINHVELIEELRSIYRETFLPSDFRIEISTQDRRKFIDSLRVYKNLQIARVVLRDILHLAPFLELVRDTTLIHDACIKAAYDFAYRNLVKKYGKPSSNFIVVDMGKAGGFELNYSSDVDVIYVYGSRYGETEGGTYGKLQNHDFFTLLSREITELLSERTKEGICFVVDTRLRPNGSMGPLTNDIEALEQYYTAVARPWERIALLKARPSAGDIGGVGLEFLELANLFVYRKYIDLSLIEEVLRIKEMIRAKVSKKGGKIDLKLGKGGIREIEFIVQAFQVIYGGKYPQIRSKNTVVALKKLLNWGFLNRREYEELLNSYIFLRRAEHMLQVTNFRQTQTFHPESEEAEELSKKLGFKSRDEFLRELSSVMKRVNYYFNRFFPTKELKPLSSYTVEELERFGFKEPEEIKRFIDALFDSKSLSVEKKRKLDVLGTKLLKLIYEAPVSKTAIKNLLLFLETEEGQVFFFSVLSHENLLKLLIYLLSTKDFFLKRFRKSPEVLEHIFSPELIESPVNESSMEEFFKELQNLQLLKNTFEIVSLLRKRLGRTRIEEFFSELTSICDFCLKRRYEKLKPKFAVSSLGKCGSREMNVGSDLDLLFISKEKVEDETERAVDFVKSLEELGYEVDTRLRPFGEKGELVFTLSYLEKYLKETARTWERLAFTRFRFLVGDGRERAERIVREFLFKKPFNREVLNEILSMRERLEREFPSSTLKYAPGGVVDLEFVSYIYQLYSKKWLRHTLESLKALSQEEERFSKGEDLYRLIRQAETEKRLFSEITSLGDKINELRKEIRSFYREFVNWMTLKV from the coding sequence TTGAATTTTCTACTGGAAAAATTGAAGTGTTCACTCAATCCAGAGTGGCTGAATTTGGTTAGAGCTGTTGAAGAACGACAGGAGGAATTTCCAAATCCGAGGAGAGCTCTTCTCTTCATTGAAAAATTAAGCAACAGACTGAACTGTCAGTTTTCAGACTACCTTCACGGTGATTTTGGTTTTCACCTGTTACTACTCTTTTCCTACTCCCAGTTTTTAGGGGAATTTTTAATTAACCACGTTGAGCTTATAGAGGAGTTAAGGTCAATTTACAGGGAAACTTTTCTTCCATCTGACTTTAGGATTGAGATAAGCACACAGGATAGAAGGAAATTTATAGACTCCCTAAGGGTCTATAAAAACCTTCAGATAGCAAGGGTAGTTTTAAGGGACATCCTCCATTTGGCTCCCTTCTTAGAGCTTGTGAGGGATACGACGCTCATTCACGACGCCTGTATTAAAGCTGCCTACGATTTTGCATACAGGAACTTAGTAAAAAAGTACGGAAAGCCAAGCTCTAATTTCATCGTTGTTGATATGGGAAAGGCAGGGGGATTTGAGCTCAACTACTCCTCCGACGTTGACGTTATCTACGTTTACGGAAGTAGGTACGGAGAGACAGAGGGTGGAACATACGGGAAACTGCAGAACCACGACTTTTTCACTCTCCTTTCAAGGGAGATAACGGAACTCCTATCCGAAAGAACAAAGGAGGGAATCTGCTTTGTTGTTGATACAAGGCTGAGGCCAAACGGCAGTATGGGACCTCTGACAAACGACATAGAAGCTCTTGAGCAGTACTATACGGCAGTTGCAAGACCCTGGGAGAGGATAGCACTGCTGAAGGCAAGACCTTCTGCAGGGGACATAGGGGGAGTCGGTTTAGAGTTTTTAGAGCTTGCAAACCTATTTGTCTACAGAAAGTACATTGACCTTTCCTTAATTGAGGAGGTTCTCAGAATAAAGGAGATGATAAGGGCCAAGGTTTCAAAAAAAGGAGGAAAGATTGACCTAAAACTCGGAAAGGGGGGAATAAGGGAGATTGAGTTTATCGTTCAGGCCTTTCAGGTCATATACGGAGGAAAGTACCCTCAGATAAGGTCCAAAAATACTGTAGTAGCTTTAAAGAAACTTTTAAACTGGGGATTTCTTAACAGACGAGAGTATGAAGAGCTCCTAAATAGCTACATCTTCTTAAGGAGAGCCGAGCATATGCTCCAGGTAACAAACTTCAGACAGACCCAAACCTTTCACCCCGAGAGTGAGGAGGCCGAGGAACTTTCTAAAAAGTTGGGATTTAAAAGCAGGGATGAGTTTTTGAGGGAGCTCTCCTCCGTAATGAAGAGAGTTAATTACTACTTCAACAGGTTTTTCCCAACTAAGGAGCTTAAACCTCTTTCCTCCTATACAGTTGAGGAACTTGAAAGGTTTGGATTTAAAGAACCAGAAGAGATTAAAAGGTTCATAGATGCACTTTTTGACTCAAAGAGTTTATCCGTTGAAAAGAAGAGAAAGTTGGACGTTCTTGGAACGAAACTCCTTAAACTAATCTACGAGGCCCCTGTATCAAAAACTGCAATCAAGAACTTACTCCTCTTTCTGGAAACGGAGGAAGGACAGGTTTTCTTCTTCTCCGTCCTCTCCCACGAAAATCTCCTGAAACTTCTCATCTACCTCCTTTCCACAAAGGACTTCTTCCTAAAGAGGTTCAGAAAATCCCCAGAGGTTTTAGAGCACATCTTCTCACCTGAACTTATTGAATCTCCCGTAAACGAGAGTTCAATGGAGGAATTTTTTAAGGAGCTCCAGAACCTTCAACTTTTGAAAAATACCTTTGAAATCGTTTCTCTCCTTAGAAAGAGGTTGGGCAGAACAAGGATAGAGGAGTTTTTCAGCGAATTAACCTCTATTTGCGATTTCTGCTTGAAAAGGAGGTATGAAAAACTCAAACCTAAATTTGCCGTATCCTCCTTGGGAAAGTGTGGAAGCAGGGAGATGAACGTTGGTTCTGACCTCGACCTTCTGTTTATATCCAAGGAAAAGGTGGAAGACGAAACGGAAAGGGCTGTTGATTTTGTAAAGTCCTTGGAAGAGTTAGGATATGAGGTTGATACGAGGCTAAGGCCTTTTGGAGAAAAGGGAGAGCTGGTTTTTACGCTGTCCTACTTGGAAAAGTACCTGAAAGAGACGGCGAGGACCTGGGAGAGGCTTGCATTTACCCGATTCAGGTTTTTGGTCGGAGACGGCAGGGAAAGGGCGGAGAGAATTGTCAGGGAATTCCTCTTTAAGAAACCCTTCAACAGGGAAGTTTTAAATGAGATACTATCTATGAGGGAAAGACTTGAAAGGGAGTTTCCATCTTCTACTTTAAAGTACGCACCCGGTGGAGTTGTCGACTTAGAGTTTGTCTCCTACATCTATCAGCTCTACTCAAAGAAATGGCTGAGGCACACCCTTGAATCACTAAAAGCGCTGTCACAGGAGGAAGAGAGGTTCTCTAAGGGTGAGGACCTTTACCGACTAATCAGGCAGGCCGAAACTGAGAAAAGGCTTTTCAGTGAGATAACCTCTTTAGGTGATAAAATTAATGAATTGAGGAAAGAGATACGTTCCTTTTACAGGGAGTTTGTAAATTGGATGACATTAAAAGTGTAG
- a CDS encoding M48 family metallopeptidase codes for MRKIYSLFGVVISIFLFACGVVRTSPFGETSLILIPTSQEVALGREAAKQIERKEKLCSDPVINSYVSWVGQRIAAVSDRHDITYHYKVIESDVLNAFSLPGGWVYIYTGLLKHLKNEADLAFVLGHETGHIVGRHAIRRLQFIYGINFLLNLTLGDKNLSPAALEVLKVLYQITLAGYSRKDEFEADAMGAYYAGKAGWNPVAGIETIQILDSLMKFKPRGVMELFMDHPTNKKRIENLNRWIKTFPKKWLRNPFNEERYREKVLRRLNGNSERGKENFKGGGKSSPEVGRAA; via the coding sequence ATGAGAAAAATATATTCCCTCTTTGGAGTAGTAATTTCCATTTTTCTGTTCGCATGTGGCGTTGTAAGGACGTCTCCATTTGGAGAAACCTCCCTTATTTTAATTCCAACATCCCAGGAAGTAGCTTTGGGAAGGGAGGCGGCGAAACAGATTGAAAGGAAGGAGAAACTTTGTAGTGACCCCGTCATCAATTCGTACGTAAGTTGGGTTGGACAGAGGATTGCTGCAGTTTCAGATAGGCACGACATAACCTATCACTACAAGGTTATTGAAAGTGACGTTCTCAATGCCTTTTCCCTTCCCGGAGGTTGGGTCTACATTTACACCGGACTTCTCAAACACTTAAAAAATGAGGCCGACTTGGCATTCGTTCTGGGTCATGAAACGGGACACATAGTTGGAAGGCACGCCATAAGAAGGCTCCAGTTCATCTACGGAATAAATTTCCTACTAAACCTTACTCTTGGAGACAAAAACCTCTCTCCTGCAGCTTTGGAGGTTCTAAAAGTTCTCTACCAAATAACGTTAGCTGGATACTCAAGAAAGGACGAGTTTGAAGCTGATGCCATGGGAGCCTACTATGCAGGAAAGGCTGGATGGAATCCCGTTGCAGGCATAGAGACAATACAGATTTTGGATTCCCTCATGAAGTTTAAGCCACGTGGGGTTATGGAACTCTTTATGGACCACCCCACAAACAAGAAGAGAATTGAAAACCTCAACAGGTGGATTAAAACATTTCCTAAGAAGTGGTTAAGGAATCCATTTAACGAGGAGAGGTACAGGGAGAAGGTTCTCAGGAGGCTCAATGGAAATTCTGAAAGAGGGAAGGAGAATTTTAAAGGAGGAGGCAAGAGCTCTCCAGAAGTTGGCAGAGCTGCTTGA
- a CDS encoding KpsF/GutQ family sugar-phosphate isomerase, with product MEILKEGRRILKEEARALQKLAELLDENFERAVQIIYRTQGRVILTGVGKSGLICKKIAATLSSTGTPAFFLHPTDAAHGDLGMVRGEDTVIAVSNSGETAELLSIVPIIKSFGIPVIAITSNPKSTLSRISDVTINLHVEREACPLNLAPTTSTTLTLALGDAIAGALMKLKGFTPEEFKRYHPGGKLGIRLSKIGEIMRRGEEIPKVYPETPVKKVIFEVSAKKLGATLVLDRRENLVGIITDGDLRRAFEKGYNLDSKAQEIMTRNPKVIREDVFAEEALKIMEKNKITVLPVLNRQNKVVGIIHLHDILGKRVV from the coding sequence ATGGAAATTCTGAAAGAGGGAAGGAGAATTTTAAAGGAGGAGGCAAGAGCTCTCCAGAAGTTGGCAGAGCTGCTTGATGAAAACTTTGAAAGGGCAGTTCAAATTATCTACAGAACACAGGGAAGAGTAATTCTAACAGGGGTTGGAAAGTCGGGACTTATCTGTAAGAAGATTGCAGCTACACTCTCGAGTACCGGAACACCTGCCTTTTTCCTTCACCCAACGGATGCAGCTCACGGCGATTTGGGAATGGTCAGAGGGGAGGACACTGTAATTGCAGTCTCAAACAGCGGGGAAACGGCAGAACTCCTCTCAATCGTTCCAATTATAAAGAGCTTTGGAATACCTGTAATAGCCATTACAAGTAATCCTAAATCGACTCTTTCAAGAATTTCTGATGTAACAATAAATCTCCACGTTGAAAGGGAGGCCTGTCCGTTAAACTTGGCTCCTACAACATCAACAACCCTAACCCTTGCCCTTGGTGATGCAATAGCTGGAGCTCTGATGAAGCTCAAGGGATTTACCCCTGAGGAGTTCAAGAGGTACCATCCAGGAGGGAAGTTGGGAATTAGACTCTCCAAAATAGGGGAAATTATGAGGAGGGGAGAGGAAATTCCCAAGGTTTACCCGGAAACTCCTGTAAAGAAAGTAATTTTCGAGGTTTCTGCAAAGAAATTAGGTGCAACATTAGTTTTAGATAGAAGAGAAAATTTAGTTGGAATAATTACTGATGGGGATTTAAGGAGAGCTTTTGAAAAAGGTTACAACTTGGATTCAAAAGCACAAGAGATTATGACGAGAAATCCTAAAGTTATTAGAGAGGATGTTTTTGCTGAGGAAGCTCTTAAAATCATGGAAAAAAATAAAATAACAGTTCTTCCTGTTTTAAATAGACAAAATAAAGTTGTAGGCATCATCCATCTCCACGATATTCTTGGGAAAAGAGTTGTTTAA
- a CDS encoding anthranilate synthase component I family protein produces MRVRRLNFTNSFETFLYLKTSGYPVKLFLDSANPNTKTGRYSIICVGVEDEIVLKDDKTALSKLYKFYSSKCKFIVPELPFGIYGYISYDVNRFIENIPTPPINDLSMPDIHFILPYQTLIFDNLKSECYQVSFGEFIEIPESFSLPSLSFQSTFYRTNMEKDYFVWAVNRIKDYIASGDSFQVNFSQRLDVLFEGSHLELYRRLREINPSPFSFYFELGNFTAVSCSPERLVRVKNGIVETRPIAGTRRRGKSKQEDVELEKELFLSEKERAEHIMLVDLERNDLGRICEYGSVEVNELMVPERYSHVIHIVSNVRGILKRKVSPVDVLRALFPGGTITGAPKVRTMEIISELEPTRRALYTGSVGYMAFNGDMDFNIVIRTLLFKENLGTLQVGAGIVWDSDPSMEYEETLHKGRALLESLGIRL; encoded by the coding sequence TTGAGAGTTAGGAGGTTGAATTTTACTAATTCCTTTGAGACTTTTCTTTACCTTAAAACCTCTGGCTATCCCGTAAAACTCTTTTTAGACTCAGCAAATCCAAACACTAAGACCGGTAGATACTCAATAATCTGTGTAGGCGTTGAGGATGAAATTGTTTTAAAGGATGATAAAACTGCTCTTTCAAAGCTTTACAAGTTTTACTCCTCCAAATGCAAATTTATTGTTCCTGAACTTCCCTTTGGAATTTACGGTTACATTTCCTACGATGTTAATAGATTTATAGAGAACATTCCTACACCCCCAATAAACGATCTCTCAATGCCAGACATCCATTTTATACTTCCGTACCAAACGTTAATCTTCGATAACCTCAAAAGTGAGTGCTACCAAGTAAGTTTTGGAGAGTTTATTGAGATTCCTGAAAGTTTTTCCCTTCCTTCCCTCAGTTTTCAATCCACTTTCTACAGGACAAACATGGAAAAGGACTACTTTGTTTGGGCAGTTAATAGAATTAAGGATTACATAGCATCTGGGGACTCTTTCCAGGTAAACTTCTCACAAAGGTTGGACGTTCTCTTTGAGGGAAGCCACCTGGAGCTCTACAGGAGATTGAGGGAAATTAACCCATCGCCATTTTCCTTCTACTTTGAGTTGGGTAACTTTACAGCTGTCTCCTGTTCTCCTGAAAGGCTTGTCAGGGTAAAGAACGGAATCGTTGAAACAAGACCAATAGCTGGAACGAGGAGAAGGGGAAAAAGTAAACAGGAAGACGTTGAACTTGAGAAGGAGCTCTTTCTGTCGGAAAAGGAAAGGGCAGAGCACATAATGCTTGTTGACCTTGAAAGGAACGACCTTGGAAGGATTTGTGAGTACGGAAGTGTTGAGGTTAACGAACTTATGGTTCCAGAGAGGTACTCCCACGTTATCCACATAGTCTCAAACGTTAGAGGAATTTTAAAGAGGAAAGTTTCGCCTGTTGATGTTTTGAGAGCCCTCTTTCCAGGGGGAACTATAACGGGAGCTCCGAAGGTGAGGACTATGGAGATTATTTCTGAATTGGAGCCGACAAGGAGAGCCCTCTACACTGGCTCTGTAGGATACATGGCATTCAATGGAGATATGGATTTTAATATAGTTATTAGGACACTCCTATTTAAAGAAAATTTAGGAACACTTCAAGTAGGAGCTGGAATTGTTTGGGATTCAGACCCTTCAATGGAGTATGAGGAGACTCTCCACAAGGGAAGAGCCCTCCTCGAAAGTTTAGGAATTCGCCTTTAA
- the ilvB gene encoding biosynthetic-type acetolactate synthase large subunit: MKLSGAEILLRALELEGVDRIFGYPGGAVLDIYDRLPFSPLKHYLTRHEQGAAHAADGYARVTGKVGVCFATSGPGATNLVTGLATAQIDSVPIVAFTGNVPTFMIGNDAFQEVDTVGITRPITKHNFLVKDVKELADTVKKAFYIAKTGRPGVVLVDLPKDVTRELTDFFEEEYKFPVQIRSYKPVLKGHPGQIKRAAKAIASSEKPVLYIGGGVVSSGASDLVVKLSEVANVPMTATLMGLSAVPGNHPFFLGMLGMHGTYAANMAIQESDLIVAIGARFDDRVTGKLSEFAPNAKVIHIDIDSAEIGKNKPVDIPIVGDAKLVLEELLPEVEKQVAKNREFYALREKWLLKVRSWAERYPLWYEPSERVIKPQFVIQKIWEVTKGEAIVTTDVGQHQMWVAQYYKLKFPRQLVTSGGLGTMGFGVPAAIGAKVGRPDKTVFCISGDGSFQMNMQEIVTAVQYNIPIKVGIINNGFLGMVRQWQGIFYQKNYSQVHLDVQPDFVKLVESMGGVGFRATKPQEVEQVLKEAMTINDRPVVIDFVVDREEDVYPMVPPGGALHEMLLPTYGKKRERKAV, from the coding sequence ATGAAACTTTCTGGAGCTGAAATTTTACTGAGAGCTCTTGAACTTGAAGGTGTTGATAGGATATTTGGCTATCCAGGTGGTGCCGTTTTAGACATATACGATAGGCTTCCCTTTTCTCCCTTAAAACACTACCTGACAAGGCACGAACAGGGAGCTGCCCATGCTGCCGATGGTTATGCAAGGGTTACAGGAAAAGTGGGAGTCTGCTTTGCAACCTCAGGTCCCGGTGCGACTAACTTGGTAACAGGTCTTGCAACGGCTCAGATAGACTCTGTTCCTATTGTTGCATTTACCGGAAACGTTCCAACCTTCATGATTGGAAATGACGCATTTCAAGAAGTTGACACGGTAGGAATAACGAGACCCATTACTAAACACAACTTTTTAGTCAAGGATGTCAAGGAACTGGCAGATACAGTTAAAAAGGCCTTTTACATTGCCAAAACGGGAAGGCCGGGAGTTGTTTTGGTTGACCTTCCTAAGGACGTTACAAGGGAACTAACAGACTTCTTTGAGGAGGAGTACAAGTTCCCCGTCCAGATAAGGAGTTACAAGCCAGTTTTAAAGGGGCATCCGGGACAGATTAAGAGGGCTGCAAAGGCCATTGCCTCCTCTGAAAAGCCCGTTCTATACATAGGTGGGGGCGTTGTTTCATCCGGAGCTTCAGATTTAGTGGTAAAACTCTCCGAGGTTGCAAATGTACCGATGACTGCAACGCTAATGGGACTGAGTGCTGTTCCCGGCAACCATCCTTTCTTCCTTGGAATGTTGGGAATGCACGGAACCTATGCAGCAAACATGGCAATTCAAGAGAGCGATTTAATAGTAGCAATCGGAGCAAGGTTTGACGATAGGGTTACAGGAAAGCTCTCCGAATTTGCACCAAATGCGAAAGTTATCCATATAGATATTGACAGTGCAGAAATAGGAAAGAATAAGCCCGTTGATATTCCAATAGTCGGAGATGCGAAATTGGTTCTTGAGGAGCTCCTCCCCGAAGTTGAAAAACAGGTAGCAAAGAACAGGGAGTTCTATGCTTTAAGGGAGAAGTGGCTCCTAAAGGTTAGAAGCTGGGCTGAAAGGTATCCACTCTGGTACGAACCGAGTGAGAGGGTTATAAAGCCTCAGTTCGTTATTCAGAAAATCTGGGAAGTTACTAAGGGAGAAGCTATAGTTACAACCGATGTTGGCCAGCACCAGATGTGGGTTGCCCAATACTACAAACTCAAGTTTCCAAGGCAGCTTGTAACGTCCGGTGGCTTAGGAACTATGGGATTTGGAGTTCCTGCTGCGATTGGAGCAAAGGTAGGAAGGCCTGATAAAACGGTCTTCTGTATTTCCGGTGACGGTTCTTTCCAGATGAACATGCAGGAAATAGTTACAGCAGTTCAGTACAATATCCCAATAAAGGTTGGAATAATCAACAACGGATTCTTGGGAATGGTTCGTCAGTGGCAGGGAATTTTCTACCAGAAAAACTATTCCCAGGTTCACTTGGACGTTCAGCCAGATTTTGTTAAGTTGGTTGAATCAATGGGAGGAGTAGGATTTAGGGCAACAAAACCTCAGGAAGTAGAACAGGTCCTGAAGGAAGCAATGACTATTAATGACCGTCCTGTGGTCATTGATTTTGTAGTTGACAGGGAGGAGGATGTCTATCCTATGGTTCCTCCCGGTGGAGCTCTCCACGAAATGCTACTTCCAACCTACGGGAAGAAGAGGGAGAGAAAAGCAGTTTAG
- the ilvN gene encoding acetolactate synthase small subunit, whose amino-acid sequence MDKQCHRKHVISVLVENQPGALARIIELFSSRGYNIESLNVGHTEDPSISRITMVAKGDEHTIEQIVKQLRRIIDVFKVRDLTDRKKVDRELLIVRVNVDSSAKKEEAHRLVKIFGAQIIDVSQDTYTIELTGDEEQIDAFLELIKPLGIREMARTGRVAMVRALQGETFE is encoded by the coding sequence ATGGATAAACAGTGCCACAGAAAACACGTAATAAGTGTTTTGGTCGAAAATCAACCGGGGGCTCTGGCCAGAATTATAGAGCTCTTTAGCTCCCGAGGATACAACATAGAGAGCTTAAACGTTGGACATACCGAAGACCCTTCAATTTCAAGGATTACGATGGTAGCAAAGGGTGATGAGCATACGATAGAGCAGATAGTTAAACAGCTCAGGAGAATAATTGACGTTTTCAAGGTGAGGGATTTAACAGACAGAAAAAAGGTCGATAGGGAACTTCTCATAGTAAGGGTAAACGTTGATAGTTCAGCTAAGAAGGAAGAAGCTCACAGGCTCGTAAAGATATTTGGAGCTCAAATAATTGATGTTTCTCAGGATACATACACAATTGAGTTAACAGGAGATGAGGAGCAGATAGACGCTTTTCTTGAACTAATCAAACCGTTAGGAATAAGGGAAATGGCAAGGACGGGCAGGGTTGCAATGGTGAGAGCTCTACAGGGAGAAACGTTCGAATAA
- the ilvC gene encoding ketol-acid reductoisomerase yields MAKVYYDEDASLEYLSGKTVAILGYGSQGHAHALNLRDSGVNVIIGLRPGKSAEKAKADGFEVMSPEEAAKRADIIMFLLPDPVQKKVYEEAVKPNLEPGKALAFAHGFNIHFNQIVPPENVDVFMVAPKGPGHLVRWTYLEGAGVPALVAVHQDATGKAKEIALAYAKGIGATRAGVIETTFKEETETDLFGEQAVLCGGTAALIKAGFETLVEAGYQPEVAYFECLHELKLIVDLIYQHGLAGMRYSISDTAEYGDYTRGPRVIDERVKENMRKILKEIQTGEFAKEFVLEAQANYPVLNAHRKMEAEQPIEKVGRKLRDMMPFLKAQKKELK; encoded by the coding sequence ATGGCGAAGGTTTACTACGATGAGGACGCATCCCTTGAATATCTCAGCGGTAAAACGGTCGCAATCTTAGGTTATGGAAGCCAAGGGCATGCACACGCTTTAAACTTGAGGGACAGCGGAGTCAACGTAATTATAGGTTTAAGGCCAGGAAAATCGGCTGAAAAGGCAAAAGCTGATGGCTTTGAGGTTATGTCACCTGAAGAGGCAGCCAAAAGAGCCGATATCATTATGTTTCTCCTCCCAGACCCGGTTCAGAAGAAGGTTTACGAAGAAGCTGTGAAACCTAACCTTGAGCCAGGAAAGGCCCTTGCATTTGCCCACGGATTTAACATCCACTTTAACCAAATCGTCCCTCCTGAAAACGTTGATGTGTTCATGGTAGCTCCAAAAGGACCAGGGCACCTTGTAAGGTGGACCTACCTTGAGGGAGCAGGAGTTCCGGCCCTTGTAGCAGTCCACCAAGATGCAACAGGTAAGGCGAAGGAAATTGCCCTTGCATACGCAAAGGGAATAGGAGCAACGAGGGCTGGGGTTATTGAAACAACCTTTAAAGAGGAAACAGAAACCGACCTCTTTGGAGAGCAGGCAGTTCTGTGTGGAGGAACAGCAGCCCTCATTAAGGCAGGATTTGAAACCCTTGTTGAGGCAGGATACCAGCCTGAGGTTGCCTACTTTGAGTGTCTTCACGAGTTAAAACTAATCGTTGACCTTATATACCAGCACGGCCTTGCAGGAATGAGGTACTCAATTTCCGATACTGCAGAGTACGGGGACTATACAAGGGGACCAAGGGTTATTGATGAGAGGGTCAAGGAAAACATGAGGAAAATACTAAAGGAAATTCAAACGGGAGAGTTTGCAAAAGAGTTTGTCCTTGAAGCTCAGGCTAACTACCCCGTTCTTAATGCCCACAGAAAGATGGAAGCTGAACAACCTATTGAAAAGGTAGGAAGAAAGCTTAGGGATATGATGCCATTCCTTAAGGCTCAAAAGAAAGAGCTTAAATAG
- the cysE gene encoding serine O-acetyltransferase yields MLPKEEKSMLKRFREDIQTVFERDPAARSILEVLLCYPGLHAIWFHRIAHWLWSHGLKTLARLVSHISRWLTGIEIHPGAKIGRRFFIDHGMGVVIGETAEIGNDVTIYHQVTLGGTSTKKGKRHPTIGNNVVIGAGAKILGPVKIGDNCKIGANSVVIRDVPPNSTVVGIPGKVVKRDGIKPTRVDLEHGQLPDPVMETLKQMLTIIHDLELEVKSLKKRVEDND; encoded by the coding sequence ATTTTACCAAAAGAGGAGAAGTCCATGCTGAAACGGTTTAGGGAAGATATCCAAACTGTTTTTGAGAGGGACCCTGCTGCGAGAAGTATCTTGGAGGTTTTACTCTGCTATCCGGGACTTCATGCAATCTGGTTTCACAGAATTGCCCACTGGCTCTGGAGCCATGGATTAAAGACTCTCGCTCGGTTGGTATCCCATATCTCTCGCTGGCTTACCGGCATAGAGATTCACCCTGGAGCAAAAATAGGAAGGAGGTTTTTTATAGACCACGGAATGGGGGTTGTGATAGGGGAGACAGCGGAGATAGGCAATGACGTTACCATATACCACCAAGTAACGTTGGGGGGAACGAGCACAAAAAAGGGGAAGAGACATCCTACCATAGGAAACAACGTTGTTATTGGAGCAGGAGCCAAAATTTTAGGTCCTGTTAAAATTGGGGACAACTGTAAAATTGGAGCAAACTCAGTTGTAATTAGGGATGTTCCTCCAAATTCTACAGTTGTTGGAATTCCTGGAAAGGTTGTAAAAAGGGATGGAATAAAGCCTACGAGGGTTGATTTAGAGCACGGTCAGCTTCCCGACCCTGTCATGGAAACGTTAAAACAGATGTTAACGATAATTCACGATTTGGAACTTGAAGTTAAATCGCTAAAAAAGAGGGTAGAGGATAATGATTAG
- a CDS encoding ArsR/SmtB family transcription factor, translating into MDNSCEKKYKKFEEMAKLFEVLSNPIRIGIVASLAEGPKKPKEIRKELGVPQPLLSQHATILREFGIIEKVDRFNVKSPCRIKDERILGILKAAGLKLK; encoded by the coding sequence ATGGACAATTCCTGTGAAAAAAAGTATAAGAAATTTGAAGAAATGGCAAAACTTTTTGAAGTTCTCTCAAATCCAATAAGAATAGGAATAGTTGCTTCTCTTGCTGAAGGTCCTAAAAAACCGAAGGAAATTAGAAAGGAGTTGGGAGTTCCACAACCACTCCTATCTCAGCATGCTACAATTTTGCGTGAGTTTGGGATAATTGAAAAGGTTGACAGATTTAACGTAAAGTCTCCCTGTCGAATTAAGGATGAAAGAATCCTTGGAATTTTAAAAGCAGCAGGATTAAAATTGAAATAA